In the genome of Nocardioides seonyuensis, one region contains:
- a CDS encoding DNA gyrase/topoisomerase IV subunit A has translation MARRTTKQAPLPDDFEEHILDTDIGDEMQSSFLEYAYSVIYSRALPDARDGLKPVHRRILYTMDDMSLRPDRGHVKSARVVGEVMGRLHPHGDGAIYDALVRMAQPWSMRLPMVDGHGNFGSPDDSPAAMRYTECRMAPPAVAMTASIDEDTVDFKPNYDSREMEPVVLPAAIPNLLVNGSAGIAVGMATNIAPHNLVEVVQALRHLVTHPRATLDDLMRFVPGPDLPTGGKIVGLEGIRDAYESGRGTFRMRATARIESVTPRRKGIVITELPYGVGTERVIERIKTLVLAKKLQGISDIKDLTDRDNDLRLVIEVKNGFHPEALLEQLYKLTPMEDSFGINAVALVDGQPRTLGLKQMLEVFLEHRFDVVRRRSTFRRGKAADRLHLVAGLLVAILDIDEVIQLIRSSDNASAAKERLRSVFDLSEIQADYILDMPLRRLTKFSRIELEKEKDELERTIEALDAILADERLLRKVVSDELAEVAKAYGTPRRTILLASAGAPATAAATALEVADDPCFVFLSSTGLLARSGSTQPPGHGESRANHDVVVSAVPSTVRGEVGVVTSRGRLVRLGVLDMPALPDSANDPNLQGGLPLSEFVALQPGERALALAPLTTEGAGLALGTRAGIVKRVNPEVLSRDEWDVVTLKDDDEVVGAVQLVTGEEELCFITSDAQLLHFGAAGVRPQGRAGGGMAGIKLAAGQRVVFFGAFDPADAVVVTASGSSTALPGTEPGALKVTPFGEYPPKGRATGGVRCHRFLKGEDTLVLAWAGPAPARAAAASGSPVELPEATGKRDGSGIAAAQPIAAVSSPVASQIGAAARVEG, from the coding sequence ATGGCGAGACGCACGACGAAGCAGGCACCGCTCCCGGACGACTTCGAGGAGCACATCCTCGACACCGACATCGGGGACGAGATGCAGTCCTCGTTCCTGGAGTACGCCTACTCCGTCATCTACTCCCGCGCGCTGCCCGACGCTCGAGACGGTCTCAAGCCCGTGCACCGGCGCATCCTCTACACGATGGACGACATGAGCCTGCGGCCCGACCGCGGCCACGTGAAGAGCGCCCGCGTCGTCGGCGAGGTCATGGGCCGGCTACACCCCCACGGGGACGGCGCGATCTACGACGCCCTGGTCCGCATGGCCCAGCCGTGGTCGATGCGGCTGCCCATGGTCGACGGCCACGGGAACTTCGGCTCGCCCGACGACTCCCCTGCCGCGATGCGCTACACCGAGTGCCGGATGGCACCCCCGGCCGTCGCGATGACCGCCTCGATCGACGAGGACACCGTCGACTTCAAGCCCAACTACGACTCCCGTGAGATGGAGCCGGTCGTCCTGCCGGCGGCCATCCCCAACCTGCTGGTCAACGGCTCGGCCGGGATCGCGGTCGGCATGGCCACCAACATCGCGCCGCACAACCTCGTGGAGGTCGTGCAGGCGCTGCGTCACCTCGTCACCCACCCCCGGGCCACGCTGGACGACCTGATGCGGTTCGTCCCGGGGCCCGACCTCCCCACCGGCGGCAAGATCGTCGGCCTCGAGGGCATCCGCGATGCCTACGAGTCCGGTCGTGGGACCTTCAGGATGCGCGCCACGGCTCGGATCGAGTCGGTCACCCCGCGCCGCAAGGGCATCGTGATCACCGAGCTCCCCTACGGCGTCGGAACCGAGCGGGTCATCGAGCGCATCAAGACCCTGGTCCTCGCCAAGAAGCTCCAGGGGATCTCCGACATCAAGGACCTCACCGACCGCGACAACGACCTCCGCCTGGTCATCGAGGTCAAGAACGGCTTCCACCCCGAGGCGCTCCTCGAGCAGCTCTACAAGCTGACGCCGATGGAGGACTCCTTCGGCATCAACGCCGTCGCGCTCGTCGACGGCCAGCCGCGCACGCTCGGCCTCAAGCAGATGCTCGAGGTCTTCCTCGAGCACCGCTTCGACGTCGTACGCCGCCGCTCGACCTTCCGCCGGGGCAAGGCCGCCGACCGCCTGCACCTCGTGGCCGGTCTGCTCGTCGCCATCCTCGACATCGACGAGGTCATCCAGCTGATCCGCTCCTCCGACAACGCATCCGCTGCCAAGGAGCGGCTGCGCTCGGTCTTCGACCTCTCCGAGATCCAGGCCGACTACATCCTCGACATGCCCCTGCGCAGGCTCACGAAGTTCTCCCGGATCGAGCTCGAGAAGGAGAAGGACGAGCTCGAGCGCACGATCGAGGCGCTTGACGCGATCCTCGCCGACGAGCGCCTGCTGCGGAAGGTCGTCTCGGACGAGCTCGCCGAGGTCGCGAAGGCCTACGGGACCCCGCGTCGCACCATCCTGCTGGCAAGCGCCGGCGCCCCGGCCACCGCAGCGGCCACCGCGCTGGAGGTCGCCGACGACCCGTGCTTCGTCTTCCTCTCCTCCACCGGGCTGCTCGCGCGCAGCGGCTCGACCCAGCCCCCGGGTCACGGGGAGAGCCGCGCCAACCACGACGTCGTCGTGAGCGCGGTCCCGAGCACGGTGCGCGGGGAGGTGGGCGTGGTCACGAGCCGCGGCCGGCTCGTCCGGCTCGGCGTGCTCGACATGCCGGCGCTCCCCGACTCGGCCAACGACCCCAACCTCCAGGGCGGCCTGCCCCTGAGCGAGTTCGTCGCGCTCCAGCCCGGCGAACGGGCGTTGGCACTGGCGCCGCTCACGACCGAGGGAGCCGGGCTCGCGCTCGGCACCCGCGCGGGCATCGTCAAGCGGGTCAACCCCGAGGTCCTCAGCCGTGACGAGTGGGACGTCGTCACCCTCAAGGACGACGACGAGGTCGTGGGCGCGGTCCAGCTGGTCACGGGCGAGGAGGAGCTGTGCTTCATCACGAGCGACGCCCAGCTCCTCCACTTCGGTGCCGCCGGGGTCCGGCCCCAGGGCCGAGCGGGCGGTGGGATGGCGGGAATCAAGCTCGCCGCCGGCCAGCGGGTGGTCTTCTTCGGAGCGTTCGACCCAGCCGACGCAGTCGTCGTCACCGCGTCGGGCTCATCGACCGCACTGCCGGGAACTGAGCCCGGTGCGCTGAAGGTGACGCCGTTCGGCGAGTACCCGCCCAAGGGGCGCGCCACCGGCGGCGTCCGCTGCCACCGCTTCCTCAAGGGCGAGGACACCCTGGTCCTGGCCTGGGCGGGACCGGCGCCCGCCAGGGCCGCCGCAGCCAGCGGTTCACCCGTCGAGCTACCGGAGGCCACGGGCAAGCGGGACGGCTCGGGCATCGCCGCAGCACAGCCGATCGCCGCCGTCTCGTCGCCGGTGGCGTCCCAGATCGGCGCCGCTGCCCGTGTGGAAGGCTGA
- a CDS encoding bifunctional GNAT family N-acetyltransferase/acetate--CoA ligase family protein yields MTDVQAGEPPPPPRHWEADVLLRDGRTAHIRPIRPEDRQLLVDFYSRVSDESKYYRFFSPMPQLSERDLTRFTHVDHRDRVAFVLLVGGAMIAVGRYDTIEPGEAEVAFLVEDKHQGRGIGQLLLEHLAQAGRERGIESFVAEVLPDNQAMIHTFRDAGYQVKSAYEDGVVELVFRIDPTETAIGVMQQREHRAESASIEKFFRPRSVAVIGASRRQDTIGQVLVRNLVLGGYTGRVHVVNPSADSVSGMPAWDSVADIPGGVDVAIVAVPADAVQDVVLDCAAKGVHGLVVISSGFAETGEEGRLRQRRLVGLARSYGLRLIGPNALGIINTDPEVSINASLSSVMPPRGRAGFFCQSGALGSAILEKVQNRGLGLTTFVSAGNRADVSGNDLLQYWEEDEATEVVLLYLESIGNPRKFSRVARRVSRRKPIIAVRSGRSSQGVPMGHAVRKIAAPTEAVDAMFRQAGIIQVESLEEMFDVAQLLAHQPLPRGRRVALVGNSDALGLLAADAANSVGLVVNKQVALGAEATADDFEDALDAAIDDPEVDAVAAIYIPPLNVSGEDVANVLAAVGEQSDKPIVTTFLGTEGVPELLRVPDVAGSSAGRGSVPSYPAVEAAIRALARVVEYSMWLRTPQLAAGDEELVDRDAARSLVNELLMRHPGGRDLDHSEQQALLAAYGIELWDTRPVSTLEAAVAAGEELGWDVVLKATADHLRDRPDLAHVWRNIDDAAEMEHAWATLFALITDAERAGFVVQRNAPPGVPVGVSTMEDPLFGPVISFGIGGPLTELLGDRSYRIPPLAAHDAQDMVREIKASPLLFGYRGSEIVDVAEIEQLVRRVAQLQNDLPQVRQLQLPLVLAGADGAAVLGASIRIEPVLDPRSDSFVRRLSTPPGDTIPD; encoded by the coding sequence GTGACCGATGTGCAGGCAGGAGAGCCCCCGCCGCCGCCGCGCCACTGGGAGGCGGACGTCCTGCTGCGCGACGGCAGGACCGCGCACATCAGGCCGATCCGGCCCGAGGACCGCCAGCTGCTCGTCGACTTCTACAGCCGGGTCTCCGACGAGTCCAAGTACTACCGGTTCTTCTCCCCGATGCCGCAGCTGTCCGAGCGTGACCTCACCAGGTTCACCCACGTGGACCACCGCGACCGGGTCGCGTTCGTCCTGCTGGTCGGGGGCGCCATGATCGCCGTCGGGCGCTACGACACCATCGAGCCCGGGGAGGCGGAGGTCGCGTTCCTCGTCGAGGACAAGCACCAGGGCCGGGGCATCGGGCAGCTGCTCCTCGAGCACCTCGCCCAGGCCGGTCGCGAGCGAGGGATCGAGTCGTTCGTGGCTGAGGTGCTTCCCGACAACCAGGCGATGATCCACACGTTCCGGGACGCGGGATACCAGGTGAAGAGCGCCTACGAGGACGGCGTCGTCGAGCTCGTGTTCCGCATCGACCCGACCGAGACAGCGATCGGGGTCATGCAGCAGCGCGAGCACCGCGCCGAGTCGGCCTCGATCGAGAAGTTCTTCCGGCCCCGCTCCGTCGCCGTCATCGGCGCCAGCCGACGCCAGGACACGATCGGCCAGGTGCTCGTGCGCAACCTCGTGCTCGGCGGCTACACCGGCCGCGTGCACGTCGTGAACCCCAGTGCCGACTCGGTCTCCGGGATGCCCGCCTGGGACTCCGTCGCCGACATTCCCGGCGGGGTGGACGTGGCGATCGTCGCGGTCCCGGCCGACGCCGTCCAGGACGTCGTGCTCGACTGCGCGGCCAAGGGCGTCCACGGTCTGGTGGTGATCTCCTCGGGGTTCGCCGAGACAGGGGAGGAGGGTCGGCTGCGCCAGCGTCGCCTGGTCGGCCTCGCGCGCTCCTACGGGCTGCGCCTGATCGGCCCCAACGCGCTCGGGATCATCAACACCGATCCCGAGGTGTCCATCAACGCCTCGCTCTCGAGCGTGATGCCGCCCCGCGGTCGCGCCGGGTTCTTCTGCCAGTCCGGGGCACTCGGGTCCGCGATCCTGGAGAAGGTGCAGAACCGCGGGCTCGGGTTGACGACGTTCGTCAGCGCCGGCAACCGCGCGGACGTCTCGGGCAACGACCTCCTCCAGTACTGGGAGGAGGACGAGGCGACCGAGGTGGTCCTCCTCTACCTGGAGTCCATCGGCAATCCGCGCAAGTTCTCCCGCGTCGCCCGTCGGGTGAGCCGTCGCAAGCCGATCATCGCCGTGCGCTCGGGGCGCAGCTCGCAGGGAGTCCCGATGGGGCACGCGGTCCGCAAGATCGCCGCCCCGACCGAGGCGGTCGATGCGATGTTCCGCCAGGCCGGAATCATCCAGGTGGAGTCGCTGGAGGAGATGTTCGACGTCGCCCAGCTCCTCGCCCACCAGCCGCTGCCGCGGGGGCGGCGTGTTGCGCTCGTGGGCAACTCCGACGCGCTGGGCCTGCTCGCCGCCGATGCCGCCAACTCGGTCGGCCTGGTGGTCAACAAGCAGGTCGCGCTGGGCGCCGAGGCCACCGCCGACGACTTCGAGGACGCGCTGGACGCGGCCATCGACGATCCCGAGGTCGATGCTGTTGCCGCCATCTACATCCCACCGCTGAACGTCTCGGGAGAAGACGTCGCCAACGTGCTGGCCGCGGTGGGGGAGCAGTCCGACAAGCCGATCGTGACCACCTTCCTCGGGACCGAGGGCGTGCCCGAGCTCCTGCGCGTCCCTGACGTTGCGGGGTCGAGCGCCGGCCGCGGCTCGGTGCCGTCGTACCCCGCCGTGGAGGCAGCGATCCGCGCCCTGGCGCGGGTCGTGGAGTACTCCATGTGGCTGCGCACCCCCCAGCTGGCCGCCGGTGACGAGGAGCTGGTCGACCGGGACGCGGCGCGCAGCCTCGTCAACGAGCTGCTGATGCGTCACCCCGGCGGCCGTGACCTCGACCACTCCGAGCAGCAGGCGCTGCTGGCCGCCTACGGGATCGAGCTCTGGGACACCCGGCCCGTCAGCACCCTGGAGGCAGCCGTGGCTGCCGGGGAGGAGCTCGGCTGGGACGTCGTCCTCAAGGCGACCGCCGACCACCTCCGCGACCGGCCGGACCTCGCCCACGTGTGGCGCAACATCGACGACGCTGCCGAGATGGAGCACGCATGGGCGACGCTCTTCGCGCTCATCACCGACGCCGAGCGGGCGGGGTTCGTGGTGCAGCGCAACGCACCTCCCGGGGTCCCCGTGGGCGTCTCGACGATGGAGGACCCGCTGTTCGGTCCGGTGATCTCCTTCGGCATCGGAGGTCCGTTGACCGAGCTGCTGGGCGATCGCTCCTACCGCATCCCGCCACTGGCTGCCCATGACGCCCAGGACATGGTGCGCGAGATCAAGGCGTCCCCGCTGCTGTTCGGCTACCGGGGCAGCGAGATCGTCGACGTGGCCGAGATCGAGCAGCTTGTGCGCCGGGTCGCCCAGCTGCAGAACGACCTCCCGCAGGTCCGTCAGCTCCAGCTTCCGCTGGTGCTAGCGGGGGCAGACGGGGCGGCCGTCCTGGGAGCATCCATCCGTATCGAGCCCGTGCTCGACCCGCGTTCGGACTCCTTCGTACGACGTCTCAGCACCCCGCCGGGAGACACCATCCCCGACTGA
- a CDS encoding DUF5998 family protein, with the protein MRSRTTDGGVSGDLRDDINRTGYYPDVVADGVFSATGGEEVVSYFVHHETTFDHEEVRRHLTVLVLTPTRLVIAHTDEHPGDDMLPEPYTSTTSEAVMLSAIRTVIVTRMVANPTKGPGKPAEAVLTIGWGGVGRLDLEPAGCSDPQCEADHGYTGTIAGDDYNLRVSAAAEGEEAVAGLLAFADALSQRTRG; encoded by the coding sequence ATGCGCAGCAGAACCACCGACGGCGGCGTGTCGGGTGACCTCCGCGACGACATCAACCGCACGGGCTACTACCCCGACGTGGTCGCGGACGGGGTGTTCTCCGCGACCGGCGGCGAGGAGGTGGTCTCCTACTTCGTCCACCACGAGACGACCTTCGACCACGAGGAGGTCCGCCGACACCTCACGGTGCTGGTGCTGACCCCCACCCGCCTGGTGATCGCGCACACCGACGAGCACCCCGGCGACGACATGCTTCCCGAGCCCTACACCTCGACGACGAGCGAGGCGGTCATGCTCAGCGCGATCCGCACCGTCATCGTCACTCGCATGGTGGCCAACCCCACCAAGGGACCCGGCAAGCCGGCCGAGGCAGTCCTCACCATCGGCTGGGGAGGCGTCGGGCGGCTGGACCTCGAGCCGGCCGGGTGCTCGGACCCCCAGTGCGAGGCCGATCACGGCTACACCGGGACGATCGCCGGCGACGACTACAACCTGCGCGTCTCAGCCGCAGCAGAGGGGGAGGAGGCCGTCGCGGGACTGCTGGCCTTCGCCGACGCCCTCTCCCAGCGGACACGCGGGTGA
- a CDS encoding alkaline phosphatase family protein, which produces MTDTALSAFTVPAYGKRSLADVLPAVGRALGVPLQAAATDLELPEADSYVVFLVDGMGSELLKRHGHAAPYLSALMEGSAAGTAGVPSTTATSLTSLGTGLPPGGHGLVGYTARIPGTDRLLNHLQWDKQVDPLEWQPNPTVFARLAAAGVDVTSVNKRDFHGTGLTLASQRGAVYVGADRVGERIAGVVKAAATSPSLTYVYDSDLDWTGHKFGVASTQWLQQLAMVDAQAEHLRESLPDSTRLVVVADHGMIDSPDHERIDVDERLELRDGVALLGGEARFRHLYCSAGAVDDVVATWRSVLGERADVLTREEVVARGWLGDVSPGVGPRLGDVMVACRGETAIFSSADFPYERTLVGLHGSLTPAEMLIPILVG; this is translated from the coding sequence GTGACCGACACGGCGCTGAGCGCATTCACGGTTCCGGCCTACGGTAAGCGGTCGCTCGCCGACGTCCTGCCGGCCGTCGGCAGAGCGCTGGGCGTGCCGCTGCAGGCGGCCGCCACCGACCTCGAGCTGCCCGAGGCTGACTCCTACGTGGTGTTCCTCGTCGACGGGATGGGCTCGGAGCTCCTCAAGCGTCACGGCCACGCGGCGCCCTACCTCTCCGCGCTGATGGAGGGCAGCGCCGCCGGGACGGCAGGAGTGCCCTCGACCACGGCGACGTCCCTGACGTCCCTCGGCACGGGGCTGCCCCCGGGCGGGCACGGTCTCGTGGGCTACACCGCCCGGATCCCCGGCACGGACCGGTTGCTCAACCACCTGCAGTGGGACAAGCAGGTCGATCCGCTCGAGTGGCAGCCGAACCCCACCGTCTTCGCGCGACTGGCTGCCGCCGGTGTCGACGTCACCTCGGTGAACAAGCGCGACTTCCACGGCACCGGCCTCACCTTGGCCTCCCAGCGCGGAGCCGTCTACGTGGGGGCGGACCGTGTCGGCGAGCGCATCGCCGGCGTGGTGAAGGCGGCCGCTACCTCACCCTCGCTCACCTACGTCTACGACTCCGACCTCGACTGGACGGGCCACAAGTTCGGGGTTGCCTCGACCCAGTGGCTCCAGCAGCTGGCCATGGTGGACGCCCAGGCCGAGCACCTGCGCGAGTCGCTGCCGGACTCCACGCGCCTGGTGGTCGTGGCGGACCACGGAATGATCGACAGCCCCGACCACGAACGCATCGACGTCGACGAGCGGCTGGAGCTGCGGGACGGCGTGGCGCTGCTGGGCGGTGAGGCGCGCTTCCGCCACCTCTACTGCTCCGCAGGGGCCGTCGACGACGTCGTCGCCACGTGGCGCTCGGTGCTGGGGGAGCGTGCTGACGTGCTCACCCGCGAGGAGGTCGTGGCGCGCGGATGGCTGGGCGACGTCAGCCCCGGCGTGGGGCCCCGACTGGGTGACGTCATGGTCGCCTGCCGGGGGGAGACGGCCATCTTCTCCTCGGCGGACTTCCCCTACGAGAGGACGCTCGTGGGCCTGCACGGCTCGCTGACCCCGGCGGAGATGCTGATCCCGATCCTGGTCGGGTGA
- a CDS encoding thymidine kinase has product MAELHFFTGTMDSGKSTLALQTNHNHAARGRVGRIFTTHDRAGQSVVSSRLGLTHDALEVTDDFDFWKYVVDSLTHGARVDYLICDEAQFYTPDQVDQLAKVVDELQIDVFAFGILTDFRTALFPGSARLVELADRMNVLQVEALCWCGKRATHNARTENGVMVTEGEVIVVGDVDPTVPTPGDDDVEVAYEVLCRQHHRRRLTADRAKAVSLAPEPLPFG; this is encoded by the coding sequence ATGGCTGAACTTCACTTCTTCACCGGGACCATGGACTCCGGCAAGTCCACGCTCGCCCTCCAGACCAACCACAACCACGCTGCCCGGGGGCGCGTGGGGCGCATCTTCACGACCCACGACCGGGCTGGGCAGTCGGTGGTCTCGAGTCGCCTGGGGCTGACCCATGACGCCCTCGAGGTCACCGACGACTTCGACTTCTGGAAGTACGTCGTGGACTCGCTCACCCACGGTGCGCGTGTCGACTACCTGATCTGCGACGAGGCGCAGTTCTACACCCCCGACCAGGTCGACCAGCTCGCCAAGGTCGTCGACGAGCTCCAGATCGACGTGTTCGCGTTCGGGATCCTCACCGACTTCCGCACGGCGCTCTTCCCGGGCAGCGCACGCCTGGTCGAGCTGGCCGACAGGATGAACGTGCTACAGGTGGAGGCGCTGTGCTGGTGCGGCAAGCGCGCGACGCACAACGCCCGCACCGAGAACGGCGTGATGGTCACCGAGGGTGAGGTCATCGTCGTCGGTGACGTCGACCCGACGGTGCCCACGCCCGGCGACGACGACGTGGAGGTTGCCTACGAGGTGCTGTGTCGCCAGCACCACCGCCGCCGCCTCACGGCCGACCGGGCCAAGGCCGTCAGCCTGGCTCCGGAGCCGCTCCCGTTCGGTTGA
- a CDS encoding sulfurtransferase: MDSPLISADELGGVLGAVTVLDVRYTTGAGGGADEHAAGHVPGAPYVDLDTHLAAQPGEPVDARGRHPLPEPERFVDAMRSLGVSRGRPVVVYDDWQGRAAARAWWLLRHYAHPSVRVLDGGWSAWRAAGGPVETGEVVAAPGDFQGSPGSMPVVDAHGVGTVDVLLDARAPERFRGEAEPLDPVAGHIPGAVNVDTTCNLDGRGLFKDVRELQRLYAAAGATPDVEVAVYCGSGVTAAHDVLALAAAGVRASLYAASWSGWVADVTHPIETGA, translated from the coding sequence GTGGACTCACCCCTGATCTCGGCCGACGAGCTCGGCGGTGTCCTCGGCGCGGTGACCGTGCTCGACGTGCGCTACACCACCGGGGCAGGGGGTGGTGCTGACGAGCACGCGGCGGGTCACGTCCCGGGCGCGCCGTACGTCGATCTCGACACCCACCTGGCAGCGCAGCCCGGCGAGCCGGTCGACGCGCGTGGCCGCCACCCGCTCCCGGAGCCTGAACGCTTCGTCGACGCCATGCGGTCGCTGGGCGTGAGTCGTGGACGCCCGGTGGTGGTCTACGACGACTGGCAGGGACGAGCCGCCGCCCGGGCCTGGTGGCTGCTCCGCCACTACGCCCACCCGAGCGTGCGTGTCCTCGACGGGGGATGGAGCGCGTGGCGGGCTGCCGGCGGCCCGGTGGAGACGGGCGAGGTGGTCGCCGCACCGGGAGACTTCCAGGGCTCTCCCGGGTCGATGCCGGTCGTGGATGCCCATGGTGTCGGCACCGTCGACGTGCTGCTGGATGCTCGCGCCCCTGAGCGCTTCCGGGGTGAGGCCGAGCCGCTCGACCCGGTGGCAGGTCACATACCGGGGGCCGTGAACGTCGACACCACCTGCAACCTCGACGGGCGCGGACTGTTCAAGGACGTGCGCGAGCTGCAGCGGCTCTACGCCGCCGCCGGTGCCACCCCCGACGTCGAGGTCGCGGTCTACTGCGGCTCGGGCGTCACCGCCGCCCACGACGTGCTGGCCCTCGCGGCGGCGGGCGTCCGGGCGTCGCTCTACGCCGCGAGCTGGAGCGGGTGGGTCGCCGACGTCACGCACCCGATCGAGACCGGGGCGTGA
- a CDS encoding DUF72 domain-containing protein, with protein sequence MGEARIGISGWTYAAWRGDFYPPGLPQRRELEYASSCLTSIEVNGSFYSLQRPSSWQRWRAETPEDFVFAVKGGRFITHLKRLRDVEAPLANFFASGVLALGPKLGPLLWQLPENLGYDPDLVEAFLRLLPRTTTEAVELAGRRDDRLDDDRVHLAAEEPERPLRHALEFRSPSFDVPSLYQQLERHGVACVLADTAGRWPRVDRDTADFHYARLHGDKELYASGYSARALDEWAATVQRWRRAGDAYAYFDNDVKGFAPHDAMALLERLSR encoded by the coding sequence GTGGGTGAGGCGAGGATCGGGATCTCCGGCTGGACCTACGCGGCGTGGCGGGGTGACTTCTACCCGCCCGGCCTGCCGCAGCGTCGTGAGCTCGAGTACGCCTCGTCGTGCCTGACCTCGATCGAGGTCAACGGGTCGTTCTACTCGTTGCAGCGGCCCTCCTCCTGGCAGCGGTGGCGCGCCGAGACTCCGGAGGACTTCGTCTTCGCGGTGAAGGGCGGACGCTTCATCACCCACCTCAAGCGCTTGCGGGATGTCGAGGCCCCGCTGGCGAACTTCTTCGCCTCCGGCGTCCTGGCGCTCGGTCCGAAGCTCGGGCCCCTGCTGTGGCAGCTTCCCGAGAACCTCGGCTACGACCCCGACCTCGTCGAGGCGTTCCTACGCCTCCTGCCTCGTACGACGACCGAGGCGGTCGAGCTCGCCGGCCGCCGCGACGACCGGCTGGACGACGACCGGGTGCACCTGGCCGCGGAGGAGCCGGAGCGCCCCCTCCGGCACGCGTTGGAGTTCCGGAGCCCGAGCTTCGACGTCCCGTCGCTCTACCAGCAGCTGGAGCGTCATGGCGTCGCCTGCGTCCTGGCCGACACTGCGGGGCGCTGGCCGCGGGTCGACCGGGACACCGCTGACTTCCACTACGCGCGGCTGCACGGTGACAAGGAGCTCTACGCCAGCGGCTACTCCGCCCGGGCACTCGATGAGTGGGCCGCCACCGTGCAGCGATGGCGACGGGCAGGCGATGCCTACGCCTACTTCGACAATGACGTGAAGGGGTTCGCGCCGCACGATGCGATGGCCTTGCTGGAGCGGCTCAGCCGGTGA
- a CDS encoding MOSC domain-containing protein has protein sequence MRLTGLNVHPVKSTAIRPLGEAVVLRSGLADDRSWVVVDADGVLVCARKEHSLFTITADTPATDRSVTQGLRLRAAGLDDLTVQEPTGPLVRARVHKHELQGVPAGPEADAWVSKALGRDGLRLVWCDDPSRRGLNPEFSSPGDHTAFADGYPVTIASEASLLQLNRWIDERRIEEGEAPQDPLPMLRFRPNLVVDGDEPFAEDRWSRVRVGGVGFRVAKKVDRCVMTTLDPETLRTAREPVRTLARHRLFDGLPMFAMFLIPETTGLIRTGDPVEVTG, from the coding sequence ATGAGGCTGACCGGCCTCAACGTCCATCCCGTCAAGAGCACCGCGATCCGGCCGCTCGGCGAGGCCGTCGTGCTCCGCAGCGGCCTCGCGGACGACCGGTCCTGGGTGGTCGTCGATGCCGACGGCGTCCTGGTCTGTGCGCGCAAGGAGCACTCGCTGTTCACCATCACCGCAGACACCCCCGCCACGGACCGATCCGTCACTCAGGGGCTGCGCCTGCGAGCGGCGGGACTGGACGACCTGACCGTCCAGGAGCCGACGGGCCCCCTGGTGCGCGCCCGCGTGCACAAGCACGAGCTGCAGGGCGTCCCGGCGGGCCCCGAGGCGGACGCCTGGGTGAGCAAGGCTCTCGGTCGGGACGGCCTTCGGCTGGTCTGGTGCGACGATCCGTCCCGGCGTGGGCTCAACCCCGAGTTCTCCTCCCCCGGCGACCACACTGCCTTCGCGGACGGCTACCCGGTCACCATCGCGTCAGAGGCCTCCCTGCTCCAGCTCAACAGGTGGATCGACGAGCGCAGGATCGAGGAGGGCGAGGCTCCACAGGACCCGCTCCCGATGCTGCGCTTCCGTCCCAACCTGGTGGTGGACGGGGACGAGCCGTTCGCCGAGGACCGCTGGAGTCGCGTCCGGGTCGGAGGGGTGGGGTTCCGGGTCGCCAAGAAGGTCGACCGCTGCGTGATGACGACCCTCGACCCCGAGACGTTGCGCACCGCCCGCGAACCGGTCCGGACCCTCGCCCGGCACCGGCTCTTCGACGGTCTGCCGATGTTCGCCATGTTCCTCATCCCTGAGACGACCGGACTGATCCGGACGGGCGACCCGGTCGAGGTCACCGGCTGA